In Anthonomus grandis grandis chromosome 17, icAntGran1.3, whole genome shotgun sequence, the DNA window ATTTATTAACTCAGTTTTGCCATTTTTCTGTTCTCTGGTGTATATAATTAACATTGTTTTCAGGTATATTAACCATTATGtgtaactgttttttttttttttatattcatcatAACATTTGCCAAATTGCATTAGGTTTGACAAATGGGGTGACGATTTAACTGGGTCTATATATTAGTAATaattctttttgtttaaatcttaatcacattaattaataaaaaataaataaataatcaaacgCCGTTTTCTTTATCCGggattcaaatttggcgccactTTTAAAGCTGTCAATAGCGTAGGCCACGCCCCGAACACAAAAATCCCCAGATCTGGGGAGATTTAGTGGAAGACCTGGCAAGACggcttgttttatttaaaagttgtcCCTTATTTTACCACTCAAAAGTCCTGCTATATCAATCCTCTTATTAAAAAGGGTTTAAATACAAACTTCAAATCTAAGAAATTCTTATTCTTTTGGCAACACTGGCTcctagatatattttttttgacaatctaTCTGTCACAATTCAAAATCAGCTGATCGCATGACGTCACccacaaaaataaactttgacaAAATAACttcttatttaaacaaatatgtgataatttttattgcaatttatcataaaaaaaaggGATAGAAATCACCTTGAATGATGTCACATCATACTGGGGTGTTGCCCTTCGTGAGGGGCATAGATTTTACTAGAAATGACTTTAGCGTAAGTACCTGAGGCCTATTTCATACTCAATAGGTGAAATATTGTTGTTGTGTAGAACGATAAGTTTCCGGACGCGGTGGGCTACATGACCGGAGTCCAATGGCTGAAACTGGACCGGACAAACCTGAAAGAAATCCCCAAAGAGATGGGAAACCTGATGAAACTTGAGCACCTTTCGTTGACCAGgaacaatttggaaaaactGTATGGAGAATTGACCGAACTGAATTGCCTAAGGTATATtcacttataataattattcgaattgatattttatattaaggGCCTAATAGGAGCCTCAACTTGAGGCACAACAAAGTAAAAAGTTCAGGAATCCCTGCGGAACTATTTAATCTAGAGGAGCTGGGAACCTTGGATTTAAGTCATAATAACTTAAAAGAGGTTCCAGAGGGGCTGGATAGGGCCAAAAGTTTGTTGGTGTTAAACTTGAGTCACAATCAGTAAGTGAGTACAGAggcaattaattattatagttaattaatgtttttttttagtattgatGCCATTCCAAACTCTCTGTTCATTAACCTCACCGATTTGCTCTTTTTGGACCTGAGCAATAACAACTTGGAAACTCTTCCGCCACAAACCAGACGACTGACAAACTTGCAAAGTCTCATTTTAAATAACAACCCGATGGGCCATTTTCAGCTCAGACAACTGCCCAGCCTAATAAACCTGGAAACGCTGTATTTGCGAAACACCCAAAGAAACCTGAGCAATTTCCCCAATAATTTGGAGAATCTGTTGAATTTAAACGATGTAGACTTGGCCGAGAACGCCCTACCGAAAGTCCCCGATTCCTTATACATGCTGGTAAATCTGAAAAGGTTGAACTTGAGCGATAACGAAATCACTGAGTTGTCTTCTGCGGTTGAAATGTGGCAAAAACTGGAAACTTTGAACTTGTCCCATAACAAACTCACCGCCTTACCCTCGACCTTATGCAAATTGCAGTGTTTAAGGAGACTTTTCGTTAACGACAATCAACTGGATTTCGAAGGGATCCCTTCGGGGATAGGGAAAATGGGCGCCCTGGAGATCTTCTCTGCTGCCCATAATAAGTTGGAAATGGTCCCGGAAGGACTTTTCAGGTAAGTAAATCCCCCTCTTTAAGATTAAGGTACTTTTTAATCACTATTATACTTTATACTTTATAATCACTTTTtactcaccaagaactcacttatataccttagcaaaaaaatttacaaccatgttcctctatgtatcagacaaattttagaagttaagagattcaaaaaggaattaaaatcacttttattatccagggcatattatagccttgacgatttttttaatgataccttttaacctgtgctctgacatcattttttgtgttttagttttgtttcctgttaaataatgtaatttacttcttctaaattctgttttattgacagctttacttattttttaatgaaatttatcaaaaagatgcttttttttctcaatctgttttgttatgattaattttggtaatgtgtgtaaattttatggtaaagtgttttagaagttatgtttgtttgaaatttaaagtgaatttggaattttttagtttttaggatgcttgtacacaagattttgttgtcttacgtaatatagcacattttctttctttctttctttctatttagTTTCTCTTAAATAAGTGCCAAATGTTTTATCCGGTAGGAAACTTTGtccactaattttttttcaggtgtgGCTCCCTAAGAAAACTGAACTTAAGCTCCAACAGACTGGTGACCCTGCCGGATACGATTCATTTGTTAAACGACCTCGACTCCTTGGACCTGAAGAATAATCCCGACTTAATGATGCCCCCTAAGCCCACCGAGGTCACCCGGGGGGCAGGGGTGGAGTTTTACAACATCGACTTTTCATTGCAAAATCAGTTGAGACTTGCTGGGGCCAGTGTGCCTGCCCCCGCGCCTGCACAAAGTAAGTGCTTTATTGATTGTGGGATAAAAAGGGTTTTCTTGTTTCTGTTTGTTTAGTCCAGGAGCTGGATATTTTGTAATTGTCTTCCTGAACCTTTAATCATGTAAATCCAAGTGgtttttttgtggaattttcAGATCCGAGCAAGGATCCAATAGCGAGAAAAATGAGGCTCAGAAGGGGCCGAAGGGATCAGGAGGAGGCAGATCAAGATCAAGCCAAGATCCTTAAGGTTGCATACTAAATAATTGTTGTGTTAAAACATAAATGAAATGTCAATTTTAGGGTATGAAAGATATAGCAAAGGAGAAAAACCGAAACCTGCAAGAAGAGGAGGCAAAAGTCGAGTCTTTGAAGTAACAAAACTCTCAATTTGCGTCACTAAGTTCCGGTGTTATTTAATGGCATTTTTAGGCCCAAGAGATGGGACGAATCTCTGGAAAAACCCCCGTTGGACTattcggaattcttcgaggagGACGCGGGGCAATTTCCGGGCTTAACGATATGGGAAATCGAGAATTTCCTACCGAATCGTATCGACGAGGTGGCCTACGGAAAGTTTTACGAGGGCGACTGCTATATCGTGTTAAAAACCTTCCTGGACGAGAACCAAAGTCTGAACTGGGAAATTTACTTTTGGATCGGCGAGAAAACTTCCGTAAGACCACCCTTAACCCGGTCGAGCCATTGATAATCcgtaaaatcgtttttttagtTGGACAAAAAGGCGTGTTCGGCCATTCACGCGGTTAACTTGAGGAATTACTTGGGGGCCCAGTGCAGGACGATTAGGGAAGAACAGGGGGACGAATCCGACGAATTCCTTAATCTATTCGACACCCAAATAACGTACATCCAAGGGGGCCGAACCTCCAGCGGGTTCTACACAGTTGAAGATATGGTAAGCCCCAATCGACTCTTGCAAAATCAATTTTCTAACCCGAAATTTCAGTCGTTTGACACGCGGTTTTATCGGGTACACGCTGCCGGCCCGTCGATACATTTAGAACCGGTGGCTTTGAGTCCCGATTCCCTGGATCCCCGTTACGTGTTCGTTCTGGATAAAGGAATGAACATCTTCATATGGAACGGGAAACAAGCGAAGAACACCCTCAAGTCGAAAGCGAGACTGATGTGCGAGAAAATCAACAAAAACGAGCGGAAAAACAAGGCGGACATCGTGACGGAAACGGTCGGAGACGAGAGCAAAGAGTTCTGGACCAGTTTGGGGTTGCCCGAGGGCGAACTGCCCCCGCAAGTCTTTACTGTACGTGCCTCATTCTATTAATTATggatgttttatgtttttttttcttttaggaacATGTTGATGCTGATTTCACCCCGGTGCCCCCCAGGTTGTATAAAGTACAATTGGGGATGGGGTATTTGGAGTTGCCCCAAGTGGAAGTGCCCCACGGCAAGTTGGTCAATACGTTGCTGGTTAGCAAGAACGTTTATATTCTGGATTGTTATTTGGACGTGTTTGTTTGGTGAGTAGTGAACATGTTAGTCTCACAAACTATCGAGTTTTTCGGAAACTATCCGAGATATTCAGATGGGGCATGAAGAGCATCTTGTCAGCCAAAGAGCCTTCTACAATTCTTGTTTGggtttcaaaatatttcgtccagagtttttggaaatcatgttcCAGGGAGACagacagtttcaggtaactttGGTCATAACTCGACTTCTAGTAGTCAGattgggttgatttttgttttaaaagattctttggaatgttctgaagcttttattaaaaaaatcacaaaaatccatacatcagaaacttttttatttaagtttttggagATCATGTTCTGAGGAGACagacagtttcaggtaacttgggtcataagtCCACTTCTAGTAGTCAGATTgggttgatttttgctttaaaagattctttggaatgttcttaagcttttattaaaaaaatcacaaaaatccatgcatcagaaactttttttatttaagtttttggaaatcatgttcCAAGGAGATagacagtttcaggtaactttggtcataactccacttctagtagTCAGATTGGGTTGATTTgtgctttaaaagattctttggaatgttcttaagcttttattaaaaaaatcacaaaaatccacgcatcagaaacttttttatttaagttttttaaaatcatgttCCGAGGAGACagacagtttcaggtaacttgggtcataagtCCACTTCTAGTAGTTAGattgggttgatttttgttttaaaagattctttggaatgttctgaagcctttattaaaaaaatcacaaaaatccatacatcagaaacttttttatttaagtttttggaaatcatgttcTGAGGAGACagacagtttcaggtaactttGTTCATAACTCGACTTCTAGTAGTCAGATTGggttgatttttactttaaaagattctttggaatgttcttaagctttcattgcaaaaatcatggaaatccatgcgTCAGAAACTTTTTGGTagaagtttttgaaaatcatgttcCGAGGAGATagacagtttcaggtaactttggtcataactccacttctagtagTCAGATTgggttgatttttgctttaaaagattctttggaatgttcttaagcttttgttaaaaaaatcacaaaaatccatgcatcagaaacttttttatttaagttttttaaaatcatgttCCGAGGAGACagacagtttcaggtaacttgggtcataagtCCACTTCTAGGGGTCGGATTgtgttgatttttgctttaaaagattctttgaaatgttcttaagctttcattgCAAAAATCATGGAAATACATGCGTCAGAAACTTTTTTGTagaagtttttgaaaatcatgttcCGAGGAGATagacagtttcaggtaactttggtcataactccacttctagtagTCAGATTGGGTTGATTTgtgctttaaaagattctttggaatgttcttaagcttttattaaaaaaatcacaaaaatccacgcatcagaaacttttttatttaagttttttaaaatcatgttCCGAGGAGACagacagtttcaggtaacttgggtcataagtCCACTTCTAGTAGTTAGATTgggttgatttttgctttaaaagattctttggaatgttgttaagcttTCATTGCAAAAAACAtggaaatccatgcattagaaact includes these proteins:
- the LOC126746253 gene encoding protein flightless-1, translated to MMSHHTGVLPFVRGIDFTRNDFSNDKFPDAVGYMTGVQWLKLDRTNLKEIPKEMGNLMKLEHLSLTRNNLEKLYGELTELNCLRSLNLRHNKVKSSGIPAELFNLEELGTLDLSHNNLKEVPEGLDRAKSLLVLNLSHNHIDAIPNSLFINLTDLLFLDLSNNNLETLPPQTRRLTNLQSLILNNNPMGHFQLRQLPSLINLETLYLRNTQRNLSNFPNNLENLLNLNDVDLAENALPKVPDSLYMLVNLKRLNLSDNEITELSSAVEMWQKLETLNLSHNKLTALPSTLCKLQCLRRLFVNDNQLDFEGIPSGIGKMGALEIFSAAHNKLEMVPEGLFRCGSLRKLNLSSNRLVTLPDTIHLLNDLDSLDLKNNPDLMMPPKPTEVTRGAGVEFYNIDFSLQNQLRLAGASVPAPAPAQNPSKDPIARKMRLRRGRRDQEEADQDQAKILKGMKDIAKEKNRNLQEEEAKVESLKPKRWDESLEKPPLDYSEFFEEDAGQFPGLTIWEIENFLPNRIDEVAYGKFYEGDCYIVLKTFLDENQSLNWEIYFWIGEKTSLDKKACSAIHAVNLRNYLGAQCRTIREEQGDESDEFLNLFDTQITYIQGGRTSSGFYTVEDMSFDTRFYRVHAAGPSIHLEPVALSPDSLDPRYVFVLDKGMNIFIWNGKQAKNTLKSKARLMCEKINKNERKNKADIVTETVGDESKEFWTSLGLPEGELPPQVFTEHVDADFTPVPPRLYKVQLGMGYLELPQVEVPHGKLVNTLLVSKNVYILDCYLDVFVWIGKKSTRLVNAAAVKLSEELFSMIDRPDHALITRVREGTEPQVFKCKFAGWDEVIAVDFTRTAQSVQKTGADLTKWARQQETKADLTALFTPRQPAMALHEAQQLMDEWNEDLEGMEAFVLEGKKFVRLPEDEIGHFYSKDCYVFLCRYWVPPEDEDMPANDMDDIQVVVYFWQGREASNMGWLTFTFTLQKKFKAVFSENLEVVRTHQQQENMKFMAHFRRKFIIHQGKRKVKEKNDVEFYHLRSNGSALYTRLVQIRPDASLLNSAFCYILKVPFEQDDNPDSGIVYVWMGSRADPDETRLIQDIAEEMFNSPWVSLQVLSEGEEPDNFFWLGLGGKKPYDTDASFMQYTRLFRCSNEKGYFVVSEKCSDFCQDDLADDDIMILDNGEQVFLWLGPKCSEVEIKLAYKSAQVYIQHMRVKQPDKPRKPFVTVKNKESKRFTKCFHGWGPHKRPPE